Proteins from one Besnoitia besnoiti strain Bb-Ger1 chromosome XIII, whole genome shotgun sequence genomic window:
- a CDS encoding cathepsin CPC2 (encoded by transcript BESB_029880) produces the protein MKSLLPLLSCVVGLWARCAAPVRGDLPSHCLVRHVIGEWELYEGLWLTCKGHSDSSKAELHDPYCGYRVPDQPGSHGPMTPPNVSPSFYQLRTSRFTLHPDFQVEFEDGAAGWWTLVYDEGLHLEVSGPQNRRFFAFFKYEMATDGRNVAWSYCHTTLVGWWERLPAANDSADALIPSPPSYDTPEPVDRESANEQLLGTIKRGCWWAKKLGEDISTPTNEVPKERRSPLEVPLWPSSHPPNIEAVAAAVRKSLPEGASWEPVKEDYIEIHGQKLRSLEEVWSRVGSQPLFMSRQYAEKTEVTVRVAPPEHLLDSVRPFGSPAGSDPPWRTIREFDWTNEEHVFFRIGRRQSVVPEAPNQGGCGSCYAITTGSVLTSRLWIRYASHDDVFGKVHVSALQGTSCNVYNQGCDGGYVFLALKFGQEHGFRTEECVREYNSMVSAQQSALAPDLQICHDLGGQLGTSAYGCDAPPERTPLPGACSTTIKVTSWRYVGGVYGSCSEDEMLRSLWEHGPLATSMEPTSKFVVYRRGVFKSAYNSMIQQGENWVWEKVDHAVEIVGWGWAKEGDKWIPYWKVRNSWGRSWGENGYARILRGVNEMAIERVAVLGDVALFRHGEHVPPHDEADKPVSLGQMSAAASTKAAGSSTSAGKARNPTTTVAAASAGAHGAKAALRHARTGGSSKHLNHAVQPEVDAAFGHGVSRVGGQPSKSNKGASLRSIQPHYQAKTI, from the exons ATGAagtcgcttcttccgctcctcAGCTGCGTTGTTGGCCTGTGGGCAAGATGCGCCGCCCCGGTCCGCGGAGACTTGCCTTCGCACTGCCTAGTCAGGCATGTGATCGGAGAATGGGAGTTGTATGAGGGGCTTTGGCTGACTTGCAAAGGCCACTCCGACAGTTCAAAGGCGGAACTTCACGACCCGTACTGCGGATACCGCGTCCCCGACCAGCCAGGGAGTCACG GCCCCATGACGCCCCCGAATGTGTCGCCCAGCTTCTATCAGTTGCGAACCTCCCGTTTCACGCTTCATCCGGATTTCCAGGTCGAGTTTGAGGATGGCGCGGCAGGTTGGTGGACGTTGGTCTACGACGAGGGCCTCCACCTCGAAGTTTCAGGGCCGCAAAATCGGCGCTTTTTCGCGTTCTTCAAGTACGAAATGGCGACGGACGGACGAAACGTGGCCTGGAGCTACTGCCATACGACGCTAGTTGGATGGTGGGAGCGGCTGCCCGCGGCGAACGATTCCGCCGACGCCCTAATTCCGAGTCCACCCTCCTACG ATACACCGGAGCCGGTGGACCGCGAGAGCGCCAACGAACAGCTGCTGGGAACGATCAAGCGGGGTTGTTGGTGGGCGAAGAAGCTTGGAGAAGATATCTCGACTCCCACGAACGAAGTCCCGAAggagcggcgctcgcctctcgagGTCCCGCTGTGGCCAAGCTCTCACCCACCAAACATCGAAGCAGTTGCTGCAGCTGTGCGGAAAAGTCTTCCTGAAG gggcgtCGTGGGAGCCTGTGAAGGAGGACTACATCGAAATCCACGGGCAAAAGCTGCGTTCGCTGGAGGAAGTGTGGTCGCGCGTCGGCAGCCAGCCGCTGTTCATGTCGAGGCAATatgcagagaagacagaagTGACGGTCAGAGTCGCGCCTCCTGAGCATTTGCTCGACTCCGTGAGGCCGTTCGGTAGTCCCGCGGGCTCCGACCCTCCATGGCGAACGATTCGCGAATTCGACTGGACGAACGAGGAACATGTCTTTTTCCGC ATTGGAAGACGCCAATCTGTCGTTCCAGAGGCCCCGAACCAAGGAGGGTGCGGCTCGTGCTACGCGATCACGACTGGCTCCGTGCTCACGTCTCG ACTCTGGATTCGCTATGCCTCCCACGACGACGTGTTTGGCAAGGTCCACGTTAGCGCTCTACAA GGAACCAGCTGCAACGTATACAACCAAGGGTGCGACGGCGGATACGTTTTCTTGGCTCTCAAGTTCGGTCAGGAGCACGGCTTCCGCACGGAAGAGTGCGTTCGCGAATACAATAGCATGGtgagcgcgcagcagag CGCCCTTGCGCCGGATTTGCAGATCTGTCACGACCTTGGGGGGCAGTTGGGCACGTCGGCGTacggctgcgacgcgccgcccgagcGGACGCCTTTGCCTGGCGCCTGCTCGACGACGATCAAAGTCACGTCGTGGCGCTACGTCGGCGGGGTCTACGGCAGCTGTTCAGAAGACGAGATGCTTCGATCGCTCTGGGAGCACGGCCCCCTGGCGACCTCGATGGAGCCCACGAGTAAG TTCGTCGTCTACAGACGAGGCGTCTTCAAGTCGGCGTACAACAGTATGATTCAGCAGGGAGAAAACTGGGTCTGGGAAAAG GTTGACCACGCAGTCGAGATCGTTGGCTGGGGCTGGGCTAAAGAGGGTGACAAGTGGATTCCCTACTGGAAAGTTCGAAATTCCTGGGGAAGGAGTTGGGGTGAAAACGGCTACGCCAGAATTCTGCGGGGCGTCAACGAGATGGCCATCGAACGGGTCGCAGTGCTGGGAGACGTCGCGCTCTTTCGGCATGGGGAGCACGTCCCGCCTCACGATGAAGCAGACAAGCCCGTCTCGCTGGGTCAGATgtcggcagcggcgtcgacgAAGGCAGCCGGAAGCTCGACCTCTGCCGGTAAAGCGCGGAACCCGACAACAACAgtggccgccgcgtcggctggTGCACACGGCGCGAAGGCTGCGCTGCGTCACGCACGAACTGGAGGTAGCTCAAAACATCTGAATCACGCAGTGCAACCTGAAGTGGACGCCGCATTTGGCCATGGCGTGAGCCGGGTCGGCGGGCAGCCCTCCAAGTCAAATAAGGGCGCTTCTCTTCGGTCGATCCAGCCCCACTACCAGGCGAAGACGATTTGA
- a CDS encoding hypothetical protein (encoded by transcript BESB_029890) — protein sequence MAPRSLVEIREAGSGKGRGVFARTFIPSGSVVFSVLEPVVFVPVADPACGLHLQLGPSPRAGVSESLASGAIAVGGGEGPASTGAGRARDGLRRLPPKHAASRATACAFCLAPVNHVSLTVPGRRQEADAARAAAGRVLRCSRCRCTYFCSTRCQRDAWADHKTECEVFGELCRASGGLFPTAAQRLLLKCLLRRIDLSDFVSGSLDSASSPPSAGDSLADASAPFRCFCFEPARTQGLSLREASAETETEEFREAKAFATLLLAVIAKALDVGASSASPSPSSAPALAQPPSASFCAFAERVTQAFSAHQLAEMLLKLSRNVFSILAGDAGGSAARARPLGSSVSLGEAREAPLGAACPCCLPDSVCAQGLYAPPMSRMNHSCSYNARAVFSDGRASRLSVRVVAVRDIQEDEEICIAYVPRNASSRDRRERLRRGYGFLCCCALCCACGDAETRSQGGRLAAEGEGEVRKAGATTADCSLRASLGAGSGGAEAGAGSTRVFALSEALDAQMGNVFCDAPRCRARLYAPEGDALLAFEDARRLRCQRGSPDARCDDGCAVGEARNLQSSAEGASDAGEAWAARLRLRLPVRVSHARASQAPGGLPTLLSPLAAADAEAENGEGGAGEEAAAPRVGGDAVCSLCGGEWSAREFEAVRVSLRALGRLALQLECAEALGAERPLLQRFIETYQRVFPHVHPGNLLLADFRCRLLPLLHADPTLYVPFALLLQAHQVDAAAAIHGASSAEVACELQAAGRMLLFLGEGDAQEVGGAWALWREAEAARGEDAAAEAPGRGGPKRRAQQKRESAGGRGGCDEASDGALGAREKVLLQSYECLRQACGILFCLFGGSDRRAREAEEALSNCSRALKELKEDLL from the exons AtggcgccgcggagtctcGTGGAGATCCGCGAGGCGGGAAGCGGGAAGGGAAGAGGCGTTTTTGCGCGGACGTTCATTCCCTCGGGCTCGGTCGTCTTCTCCGTACTCGAGCCCGTCGTCTTTGTCCCCGTCGCTGACCCCGCCTGTGGCCTCCACCTCCAGCTGGGCccctcgccccgcgccggTGTCTCCgagtctctcgcctccggcgcgatcgcggtcggcggaggcgaagggccCGCCTCGACTGGGGcggggcgcgcgagggacggcctcaggcggctgccgccgaagCACGCGGCGAGTCGCGCGACCGCGTGCGCGTTTTGCCTGGCGCCTGTGAACCACGTCTCGCTGACTGTCCCcgggaggagacaggaggcggacgcggcgcgcgcggccgcggggcgggTGCTGCGGTGCTCGCGGTGTCGCTGCACGTACTTCTGCTCCACGCGGTGTCAGCGCGACGCGTGGGCGGACCACAAAACGGAATGCGAAGTCTTTGGAG AGCTGTGTCGAGCCTCTGGAGGGCTGTTCCCTACGGCGGCTCAACGTCTGCTGCTCAAGTGCTTGCTGCGGCGAATCGACCTCTCGGATTTTGTGTCGGGTTCGCTCgactctgcgtcttcgccgccgtcggctggAGACTCTCTGGCGgatgcgtctgcgcctttccgctgcttctgctttgagcccgcgcggacgcagggCCTGTCgctccgcgaggcgagcgcagagacagagacggaggagttcagagaggcgaaggcgttcGCGAcgctccttctcgctgtcATCGCCAAGGCGCTGGACGTAGGTGCGTCGTCAGCCTCTCCCAGCCCGTCGTCAgcccccgcgctcgcgcagccgccgtcggcaagtttctgcgccttcgctgagCGCGTCACGcaggccttctctgcgcacCAACTCGCGGAGATGCTTCTCAAGTTGTCTCGCAACGTTTTTTCGATTCTCGCGGGTGACGCAGGGgggtccgcggcgcgggcgcggccgctcggcTCCTCGGTCTCTCTcggcgaggcccgcgaagcGCCCCTGGGGGCGGCCTGCCCGTGCTGCCTCCCCGACAGCGTCTGCGCTCAGGGCTTGTATGCGCCGCCAATGTCGCGGATGAATCACAGCTGCTCATACAACGCGCGGGCTGTCTtcagcgacggccgcgcgtcgcgtctctctgtgcgGGTCGTCGCCGTGAGAGACAtccaagaagacgaagaaatcTGCATCGCGTACGTGCCCCGGAACGCCAGCTCGCGCGACCGCCgtgagcgcctgcggagggggtacggcttcctctgctgctgcgcgctctgctgcgcctgcggagacgcagagacgcgctcgCAAGGCGGACGCCTggcggcagagggagagggagaggtgcggaaggcaggcgcgacgacggcggactGCTCCTTGAGGGCCTCGTTGGGCGccgggagcggcggcgcggaggcgggcgccgggtCGACGCGCGTGTTTGCGCTCAGCGAAGCTCTCGACGCGCAGATGGGAAATGTCTTttgcgacgcgccgcggtgTCGTGCGCGGCTGTACGCTCCCGAGGGTGACGCGCTGCTCGCTTtcgaggacgcgcggaggctgcgatGTCAGCGCGGTTCGCCAGACGCTCGCTGCGACGATGGTTGTGCCGTGGGTGAAGCGCGCAATCTGCAGAGctccgccgagggcgcgtcggacgcgggagaggcctgggcagcgcgccttcgcctgcggctgccggtCCGCGTGTCTCATGCGCgagcgtcgcaggcgcctggAGGCCTGCCGACtctgctctctcctctcgcggccgccgacgcggaggcggagaacggcgagggcggcgctggcgaagaagcggctgcgccgcgcgtgggGGGTGACGCCGTTTGCAGCCTGTGTGGAGGCGAGTGGAGTGCCCGCGAGTTCGAGGCGGTGCGCGTCAGTCTTCGCGCGCtcggtcgcctcgcgctccaaCTGGAGTGCGCGGAGGCCTTGGGCGCCGAGCGTCCGCTTCTCCAGCGCTTTATCGAAACCTACCAACGGGTCTTCCCCCATGTCCACCCAGGAAATCTCCTCTTGGCAGATTTCAGGTGTCGCCTCTTGCCGCTGCTCCACGCGGACCCCACGCTGTACGTGCCCTTtgcgctccttctccaggCTCACCaagtcgacgccgcggcggcgatccacggcgcctcgtcggcggaaGTCGCCTGCGAGCTGCAAGCTGCAGGCCGCATGCTGCTTTTCctcggagaaggcgacgcgcaggaggtcggcggcgcctgggccctctggcgcgaggcggaggcagcccgcggcgaagacgccgcggcggaggcgcccgggcgcggcgggccgAAAAGGCGAGCtcagcagaagcgcgagagcgcgggagggaggggggggtgcgacgaggcgagcgacggcgctctgggcgcgcgcgaaaaagTCCTGCTGCAGAGCTACGAGTGCCTCCGCCAGGCCTGCGGAATCCTCTTTTGTCTCTTTGGGGGCTCGGAtagacgcgcgcgcgaggctgaggaggcTCTGTCGAACTGCTCGCGAGCGCTGAAGGAACTTAAGGAGGACCTCCTGTaa
- a CDS encoding cytochrome b5 family heme/steroid binding domain-containing protein (encoded by transcript BESB_029900), giving the protein MATRETETGREPWRTRVVSAEEVRKHNSEKDFWCIIHGVVYDLTPVLDKHPGGVEVLMDYAGEDASDAFEDIGHSFSARRMTVGLEVGVLAGAEDNAPGALSKTAKAATSAAREKADCSTCAGGLLSGRTAAGALIVLAAAATVFYILGIS; this is encoded by the exons atggcgacgcgcgagacggagaCCGGCCGAGAACCCTGGAGAAcacgcgtcgtctctgcagaggaagtCCGCAAGCACAACTCCGAGAAAGACTTTTGGTGCATCATCCACGGCGTTGTATACGACCTGACTCCCGTCCTCGACAAGCACcccggcggcgtcgaggtCCTCATGGACTACGCAG GAGAAGATGCGAGTGACGCGTTCGAGGATATCGGACACAGTTTCAGTGCGAGGCGAATGACCGTTGGCCTTGAAGTCGGAgtcctcgcgggcgcggaagacAACGCCCCTGGAGCGCTCTCAAAGACAGCGAAGGCTGCGACCTCTGCG gctCGGGAGAAAGCAGACTGCTCAACGTGCGCCGGAGGCTTGCTGAGCGGCCGCACCGCGGCTGGGGCGCTGATCGTCTTGGCCGCAGCTGCCACGGTCTTTTACATTTTGGGTATCTCCTGA
- a CDS encoding hypothetical protein (encoded by transcript BESB_029910) gives MEARVESPQRARAPVASPPVAPPPAGGISQRELLSDLKSISQRAGAVWRGCSPPSATPRDAEATSAQQRQLFSDAALASELRRMAAEALKAAREANEPHARATPEDETAQEDSPVTALSEIKAEREQIAQETIDLSLALDLLRTSLLSSAASCLAPDKQAEAWRLSAASTASSSVGTPAPEAAVGSPSHAAAVSHAAPKRTPLSLSPRSPPLDLSPAREGEEAAKRREDSLRSFWRRPAADARLVEAVQSEALQRSRPSAAQDLHDFWRRLLSLPPVCFRGEICDLFASPSLPHLIQDAKDAQRDVFLFNGSFCAGANGFVPLLKSLHDALRLAEAPRPSSFSSSLSSSSPFSLDSVLEALLLLHLQSRTYTGGCSADFLFPLLSLAPLCLLVPLPAQSMQNQLVALYEPALLEAGSSLASPAASLSPSACVSSSLRGEELPVGAQLHAHTQYRLHVSAEAGAVLRAAGERDAASSPSEACGRGESAARREARARGSSSRAQGEAPTLREPVAAAQCHTEVEDACSLRFENAAALASPPPEGAAVAELLERVVIDVHWFGWANLEALRRAAPLKRRMKNALRAQVTQSEKARGLWQEVAADFGVPASALSAADESGSELEEQRSEVQEEGGGFSAPEGGSAPQESASQAELSGARKETLFRQCVYLKTNARAVWEKFEKTRRAAESM, from the exons atGGAGGCGCGGGTCGagtctccgcagcgcgcgcgggcccccgtcgcctcgccgcctgtcGCTCCGCCCCCCGCAGGGGGCATTTCGCAGCGAGAGCTCCTCAGTGACTTAAAGAGCAtctcgcagcgcgcgggcgccgtctGGAgaggctgctcgccgccgtccgcgaccccccgtgacgcagaggcgaccagcgcgcagcagcggcagctcttcagcgacgccgctctcgccaGCGAGCTGAGGCGAATggctgccgaggcgctcaaggccgcgagggaggcgaacgagccacacgcgagagcgacgccagaAGATGAAACAGCGCAGGAAGACTCGCCGGTGACGGCGCTATCCGAGATCAAGGCCGAGCGCGAGCAGATCGCTCAGGAG aCTATCgatctctccctcgcgctgGACCTCCTTCGCAcgtcgctgctgtcttcgGCGGCGAGTTGCCTCGCTCCAGAC AAACAAGCCGAAGCttggcgcctctccgccgcctccacagcctccTCGAGTGTCGGTACACCCGccccggaggctgcggttGGGAGTCCTTCTCACGCGGCTGCTGTTTCACATGCCGCTCCCAAGCGCACTCCTCTCTCATTGTCCCCGcgttctcctcctcttgATCTCTCccctgcgcgcgagggcgaagaagccgcgaaaCGACGCGAAGACTCGCTTCGGAGTTTCTGGCGAcgccccgcggcggacgctcgGCTCGTTGAAGCGGTTCAAAGCGAAGCGCTCCAGCGCTCGCGACCGAGCGCAGCTCAGGACCTCCACGATTTCTG GCGTCGCTTgctttcgcttcctccggTCTGCTTTCGCGGGGAGATCTGCGATCTgttcgcttcgccgtcgctgccgcatCTGATTCAagacgcgaaggacgcgcagcgcgacgtcttcctcttcaacGGGAGCTTCTGCGCAG GTGCGAACGGCTTCGTGCCTCTCCTCAAGAGCCTTCAcgacgcgctgcgtctcgcggaggccccccgtccctcttctttttcttcttctctctcttcttcttctccgtttTCCCTGGACTCGGTGCTCGaggctctgctgcttctgcatCTCCAGAGCCGTACGTAcaccggcggctgcagcgcagactTTCTGTTTCCGCTgctctctctggcgccgctCTGTTTGCTggtgccgctgcctgcgcagtcCATGCAGAATCAACTCGTCGCTCTCTACGAGCCTGCGCTGTTGGAGGCTGGgtcttcgctcgcctctccagcggcgtctctttctccttcggcgtgcgtgtcttcctctctgcgcggcgaggagcttCCTGTCGGCGCCCAGCTCCACGCCCACACACAGTATCG GCTCCACGTGTCGGCCGAAGCGGGCGctgtgctgcgcgccgcgggcgagcgagacgctgcttcctctccaTCTGAAGCTTGCGGACGCGGCgagtctgcagcgcgacgcgaggcgagggcgcgcggcagtTCCTCGAGAGCCCAGGGAGAAGCGCCGACGCTTCGAGAgcctgtcgctgccgcgcagtGCCACACGGAGGTGGAAGACGCGTGTTCTCTTCGCTTCGAGAACGCGGCagcgctcgcctctccccccccaGAGGGTGCGGCCGTCGCAGAGCTGCTTGAACGCGTCGTGATAGACGTTCACTGGTTCGGGTGGGCGAACCTGgaggccctccgccgcgcggcgcctctgaagCGAAGGATGAAGaacgctctccgcgcgcag GTgacgcagagcgagaaggcgcgcggcctctggcaGGAGGTGGCGGCTGACTTCGGCgtgccggcgtctgcgctctcggcggcggacgaaTCTGGAAGCGAGTTGGAGGAGCAGCGCTCGGAGGtgcaagaagaaggaggcggtTTCTCGGCTCCTGAGGGCGGCTCAGCGCCTCAAGagagcgcctcgcaggcggagcTCTCAGGCGCGAGGAAAGAGACTCTGTTTCGACAGTGCGTCTACCTCAAGACGAACGCGCGGGCGGTCTGGGAGAAATTTGAAAAaacgcggcgagcagccgaAAGCATGTGA